TTGCCGAGGCGAGCCTAGCGCCTCCGGCGTCGGTGGGTGGCCAGGCCGGATCCCATCAGCGACGCCCCGAGGAGCAGGACGGTCGCGGGCTCCGGCGTCGCCGCGATCTCCGTCACCACCGGGGTCATCGTGCCGGTGAACTGACCGTCAGCCACGAAGGTCAGGCCGGTGATGAAGGCGGTGACGTTGTTGGGGTCGAGCCCGGCCGATACCTCGATGCCGCCCACCTCAAAGGCCCCCACGCCGCCCTGCGGGAAGAAGAACTGGCTGTTCGCCCCGAGCAAGATCTGGATGAGGTTCAGGCCGTCCATGTAGCTCAGGGTGTACTGGTTGTCGCCCACCGCGGGCAGGAGAACCGATTTGAAATTCGGATCACCGGCTCCGATCGCGTATTTGTACCCCACCGCGACGAAGGGATCGATGAACACCGTCTCGTTGGCGAGTATGGCGCGCACGTCGAACTTGTAGGGCGCGTCGATGCCGGGGCCTCGGGTCGGGAGGAACGCGGCAGGCTGAGGCCCGGTCAACGGAGAAAAGTCGAAGAACGCGCTCGAGCGACGGAGGATATTGTCGTTACCGTCACCGTTGAGCAACGGGACATGGCCCCGAGTCTCGATGAGTTGGACGTTGAGCACGTACTGGCCATTGGGCTTGAGCAGCGGCTGCTGCGGGTTCTGAGGATTCGCCGCGGGAATCTGGAAGCTCGTCTGCGTTGCGTCCAGCGATCTCACGAAGATCACGTCTTTCTGCCCGTTCACCAGGGTCACGCTCTTGTCGAACACGTTCACCCGCACCGCGTCCGGAGTAAAGCCGGGCGGCACGATCCAGCTCAAGGTCGGCGTGGTTCCGGAATTGGAGATGGTCACGCTGGTCGGAAACGGAACGGGGGCCGCGGGAATGCTGCCTATCGCCGGCGTGGTGGCGATGGCCACGTCAGCTCCATTCTGAAACGTGAGGGCCCACGTTGCCGTGCGAGTCGGGTTGAACAGCGGGGCCGCCGCGCAAAAGTCCGCGTT
The Candidatus Methylomirabilota bacterium genome window above contains:
- a CDS encoding PEP-CTERM sorting domain-containing protein (PEP-CTERM proteins occur, often in large numbers, in the proteomes of bacteria that also encode an exosortase, a predicted intramembrane cysteine proteinase. The presence of a PEP-CTERM domain at a protein's C-terminus predicts cleavage within the sorting domain, followed by covalent anchoring to some some component of the (usually Gram-negative) cell surface. Many PEP-CTERM proteins exhibit an unusual sequence composition that includes large numbers of potential glycosylation sites. Expression of one such protein has been shown restore the ability of a bacterium to form floc, a type of biofilm.), coding for MFLRALVVSALIASTTLAWAALAHATPITSITHLNSFRDTRSANDVGIGSGDLNQFGADVVPRLGTTVTAVQGGFVVGPIACAGLAVNADFCAAAPLFNPTRTATWALTFQNGADVAIATTPAIGSIPAAPVPFPTSVTISNSGTTPTLSWIVPPGFTPDAVRVNVFDKSVTLVNGQKDVIFVRSLDATQTSFQIPAANPQNPQQPLLKPNGQYVLNVQLIETRGHVPLLNGDGNDNILRRSSAFFDFSPLTGPQPAAFLPTRGPGIDAPYKFDVRAILANETVFIDPFVAVGYKYAIGAGDPNFKSVLLPAVGDNQYTLSYMDGLNLIQILLGANSQFFFPQGGVGAFEVGGIEVSAGLDPNNVTAFITGLTFVADGQFTGTMTPVVTEIAATPEPATVLLLGASLMGSGLATHRRRRR